In the genome of Myxococcus stipitatus, one region contains:
- a CDS encoding ankyrin repeat domain-containing protein encodes MFRKLMLGTLGLLVLVFAVLTAAWWSLRAEPAPQGRLLATSEAERYLLAAARVGDAEVVSGLLKAGTPVEARDARGFSPLILAAYHGHLDTVRVLLSAGADACAGDKRGNTALMGAAFKGHGDIVALLNQQPCAVDQTNSLGQTALMFASLFGRQEVVDQLREKGASPDARDDSGRSAQDWAQTQHAPQAPVAPAPTGAASSAAR; translated from the coding sequence ATGTTTCGCAAGCTGATGCTGGGGACGCTGGGCCTGCTGGTGCTGGTGTTCGCGGTGCTGACCGCCGCGTGGTGGTCTCTTCGAGCGGAGCCCGCGCCTCAAGGCCGCCTGCTGGCCACCAGTGAAGCGGAGCGGTACCTGCTCGCCGCCGCGCGCGTGGGTGACGCGGAGGTCGTCTCTGGCTTGCTCAAGGCCGGCACGCCCGTGGAGGCGCGTGATGCGCGGGGCTTCTCGCCCCTCATCCTCGCGGCGTACCACGGGCACCTCGACACGGTGCGCGTGCTGCTCTCGGCCGGCGCGGATGCCTGCGCGGGCGACAAGCGGGGCAACACCGCGCTGATGGGCGCGGCCTTCAAGGGCCACGGCGACATCGTCGCGCTGCTCAATCAGCAGCCGTGCGCGGTGGACCAGACCAACAGCCTGGGGCAGACGGCCCTGATGTTCGCGTCCCTCTTCGGGCGACAAGAGGTCGTCGACCAGCTCCGCGAGAAGGGCGCCTCTCCCGATGCACGGGATGACAGCGGCCGCAGCGCCCAGGACTGGGCCCAGACGCAGCACGCGCCTCAAGCCCCGGTGGCCCCCGCTCCCACGGGCGCGGCCTCGTCGGCGGCTCGCTAG
- a CDS encoding catalase produces MKTRSLLLTTVLLSGSAFAANPPPLTTDTGSAVGTNQNSKTAGAHGGVLLEDFHLIEKLARFDRERIPERVVHARGTGAYGVFESYGNFSHLTRASVFASKGKKTPVFVRFSTVIHPSGSPETLRDPRGFAIKFYTDDGNWDLVGNNLPVFFIRDAIKFPDMVHSLKPSPYNNKQDPNRFFDFFSHLPESTHMLTQVYSDIGIPANYRQMNGHGVHAFKFVNAKGEYRYVKFNWASQQGIKSLTAEEAARTASEDHQHATTDLYTSIGAGKFPAWELSAQVLDPKDLDAFTFNPLDPTKVWPEDKVPSIKVGRFVLNKMPDNFFEETEQAAFSPGVQPPGIEPSEDRLLQGRLFSYADTQRYRVGVNYQSLPVNRARASVSNNNQAGGMNSSNTKSTVNYEPSITRETQDAPSYLLSRAPLSGTTQQQPIEKTDNFSQAGAFYTSLDPAARDRLVKNLAADLNQVRDARVKARMVGHFYVANVEYGTKLANAVGVKVDDARAAVATLASR; encoded by the coding sequence ATGAAGACGCGTTCACTGTTGCTGACGACGGTGCTGTTGAGTGGTTCCGCCTTCGCCGCCAATCCCCCACCCCTCACCACGGACACCGGTTCGGCGGTGGGCACCAACCAGAACTCCAAGACGGCGGGCGCCCACGGCGGCGTCCTGCTGGAGGACTTCCACCTCATCGAGAAGCTGGCGCGGTTCGACCGCGAGCGAATCCCCGAGCGCGTCGTCCATGCCCGAGGCACCGGGGCGTACGGCGTCTTCGAGAGCTACGGCAACTTCTCCCACCTGACGCGCGCGTCTGTCTTCGCGAGCAAGGGGAAGAAGACGCCCGTGTTCGTGCGCTTCTCCACCGTCATCCATCCGTCCGGCTCGCCGGAGACGTTGAGGGATCCACGGGGCTTCGCCATCAAGTTCTACACGGACGATGGCAACTGGGACCTGGTGGGCAACAACCTGCCGGTCTTCTTCATCCGGGACGCCATCAAGTTCCCGGACATGGTGCACTCGCTGAAGCCGTCGCCCTACAACAACAAGCAGGACCCGAACCGCTTCTTCGACTTCTTCTCCCACCTGCCCGAGTCCACGCACATGCTGACGCAGGTGTACTCGGACATCGGGATTCCGGCGAACTACCGCCAGATGAACGGGCACGGCGTCCACGCGTTCAAGTTCGTCAACGCGAAGGGCGAGTACCGCTACGTGAAGTTCAACTGGGCCTCGCAGCAGGGCATCAAGAGCCTGACGGCCGAGGAGGCCGCGCGCACGGCCAGCGAGGACCACCAGCACGCCACCACGGACCTCTACACCTCCATTGGCGCGGGCAAGTTCCCCGCGTGGGAGTTGTCCGCGCAGGTGCTGGACCCGAAGGACCTGGACGCCTTCACCTTCAACCCGCTGGACCCGACGAAGGTGTGGCCCGAGGACAAGGTTCCATCCATCAAGGTGGGCCGGTTCGTCCTCAACAAGATGCCGGACAACTTCTTCGAGGAGACCGAGCAGGCCGCGTTCTCCCCCGGCGTGCAGCCCCCTGGCATCGAGCCCTCCGAGGACCGCCTCCTCCAAGGGCGGCTCTTCTCCTACGCGGACACGCAGCGCTACCGCGTGGGCGTCAACTACCAGTCCTTGCCGGTCAACCGGGCCCGCGCCTCGGTGAGCAACAACAACCAGGCGGGCGGAATGAACTCCAGCAACACGAAGTCGACCGTGAACTACGAGCCGAGCATCACCCGCGAGACGCAGGACGCGCCTTCGTACCTGCTGTCGCGCGCTCCGCTCTCCGGCACCACGCAGCAGCAGCCCATCGAGAAGACGGACAACTTCTCGCAGGCCGGCGCCTTCTACACGTCGCTGGACCCGGCCGCGCGAGACCGACTGGTGAAGAACCTGGCGGCCGACCTGAACCAGGTCCGTGATGCCCGCGTGAAGGCGCGCATGGTCGGCCACTTCTACGTCGCCAACGTGGAGTACGGCACGAAGCTCGCCAACGCGGTGGGCGTGAAGGTCGACGACGCGCGCGCCGCGGTGGCAACGCTCGCCTCGCGCTGA
- a CDS encoding L-erythro-3,5-diaminohexanoate dehydrogenase — MSNDLYGLSRVVGEKGVLPQRARKLDPSLPCRDTEMLIDVESLNIDAASFKQIKGEVGGDPARIGERIQEIVRERGKMQNPVTGSGGMLIGRVKEMGAKHPAREQLQVGDRIATLVSLTLTPLVIEEVKAVHVDIDRVDIRGHALLFSSGIYAKLPSDIPDTLALAALDVCGAPALVARYVKPGMTVAVLGAGKSGALCLAQARRNLESRGKLIALDVSQPALDVLSSMGLCDVALKVDATQGVDVMEAVSQATQGQLCDLVVNCASVGNTEMATILSVKDGGTAIFFSMATSFTTAALGAEGVGKDVTMLVGNGFVPGHASLTLALLRTEPALLQLFATRYV; from the coding sequence ATGAGCAACGACCTCTACGGGCTGTCCCGCGTCGTCGGCGAGAAGGGGGTGCTGCCGCAGCGCGCTCGGAAGCTGGACCCCTCGCTGCCGTGCCGTGACACGGAGATGCTCATCGATGTGGAGAGCCTCAACATCGACGCTGCGTCCTTCAAGCAGATCAAGGGCGAGGTGGGAGGGGACCCGGCGCGCATCGGCGAGCGCATCCAGGAGATTGTCCGCGAGCGGGGCAAGATGCAGAACCCCGTCACCGGCTCGGGAGGCATGCTGATTGGCCGGGTGAAGGAGATGGGCGCGAAGCACCCGGCGCGCGAGCAGCTCCAGGTGGGCGACCGCATCGCCACGCTGGTGAGCCTGACGCTGACGCCGCTGGTGATTGAAGAGGTGAAGGCGGTCCACGTGGACATCGACCGCGTCGACATCCGAGGCCACGCGCTGCTCTTCTCCAGCGGCATCTACGCGAAGCTGCCGTCGGACATCCCCGACACGCTGGCGCTGGCGGCGCTGGACGTGTGTGGTGCTCCCGCGCTGGTGGCGCGCTACGTGAAGCCTGGGATGACGGTGGCCGTGCTGGGCGCGGGCAAGAGCGGTGCGCTGTGTCTGGCGCAGGCTCGGCGCAACCTGGAGAGCCGGGGCAAGCTCATCGCGCTGGACGTGTCTCAGCCCGCGCTGGATGTGCTGTCGTCCATGGGCCTGTGTGACGTGGCGCTGAAGGTGGATGCCACGCAGGGCGTGGACGTGATGGAGGCGGTGAGCCAGGCCACCCAGGGACAGCTCTGCGACCTGGTGGTGAACTGCGCCAGCGTGGGCAACACGGAGATGGCGACTATCCTCTCGGTGAAGGATGGCGGAACGGCCATCTTCTTCTCCATGGCGACCAGCTTCACCACCGCGGCGCTCGGCGCCGAGGGCGTGGGCAAGGACGTCACCATGCTGGTGGGCAACGGCTTCGTGCCCGGCCATGCGTCGCTGACGTTGGCGCTGCTGCGCACCGAGCCCGCGCTCCTCCAACTCTTCGCCACGCGCTACGTCTGA